DNA sequence from the Cupriavidus sp. WKF15 genome:
GTAAAGGAAACAACGCTGCGCGAACTGGTCATGTCCGGAACCGTCGCTGGTGCCTGCGCTGTCGGGCATCAGGGCGGGTATGCGATTGAAGTTCAGTGTGGCTCATCAGTCAGAACGCTCGCGACGAGCCGCGGCGACGTTCGCCTGTTCACTCTCGAGCGTGCTAGCGCATTTCTGACGACGCTGGGAATAACCCGATTCGAAGTCGACGCTACCCAATATCAGCCCGGGCGGCTCCGTAAGCCCAGGCCGGACCGCGCTGAAGCATTGCGAAGAACCCGTACACGTCCAATACAAGAACCTTTGCTCTGAGAAAACTATGGCGAAGAAACCTGCAAAGTCACGTCTAACCCTACTCGAAGGAGGCGCCGGCGCTCCTCCCGCCGGACCGGCTCTTACCTCCATTGACCTTTTCTGCGGCGCGGGCGGGATTGCCGAGGGGTTTCGTCAGGCCGGGTATCACTGTCTCTATGGTAACGACGTTATGCCGGAGGCGATTGAAACCTTTGGAGCCAACCATCCTCAGGCCATTGCCGATTGCCGCTCGGTAGAGAACGTAGACCCGGCAGAAATCCGCGCCAAGCTGGGCCTTGCAAAAGGCGAACTTGACGTGCTCGTGGGAGGCCCGCCGTGCCAAGGTTTCTCAATCAACGCACCTGAACGGTTCCTCAGCGACCCCCGGAACAAGCTCTTCAGGCACTACGAGCGTTTTTTGGAGGAATTTGAGCCGAAGACCTTTGTATTCGAGAATGTGCCAGGCCTTCTTTCGCTCGCCGACGGAAAAGTATTCCGCCAGATTGTTCGCGTTTTTTCCCAGCTCGGCTACAACGTTTCCGCCAAGATTCTTTTTGCTGCGCACTATGGTGTTCCACAGGAGCGTTGGCGGCTAATCCTGCTAGGCTCAAAGTTTTCGGAAGTCGAGCACCCTCTCCCGACTCACTTTGCCACAGGCCGCGCGAACTTTCGTGGCGGGAACACAATGACGTTCCAGCTTGGCGACTCTGATAGGGAGAAACTGCTGCCGGCCGTTACTGTTTCGGAAGCAATTGGAGACCTGCCGCGGATTGGGATGGGCGAGGGGTCTGAAGAGGTCGGGTATACGGTGCCCTCGCATAGTGACTACTCGCGCATGATGCGAAACCCGGAGGCGCTTACTTTCAATCACTATGCGGCGAAGCTATCCAAGCAAAACGCCGAGCGTATGAAGTATGTTAAGCCAGGTGGTTCGTGGCGGGACATCCCACATGATTTGCTGCCCAAGGGTATGCAGCGAGCCCGCAAGTCTGACCATACAAAGCGATATGGCAGGCTGAAGCCGGATGGCTTATCTGGTACCGTACTGACAAAGTGTGACCCGCATTGGGGCACCGTCTTTTTGCCCGACCAAGACCGTGCACTGACCGTACGTGAAGCAGCAAGATTCCAGTCGTTCCCAGACTCGTACAAGTTCTTGGGCTCGCGCGTGTCTCAATACGAACAGGTGGGTAATGCCGTACCAGTGCTGATGGCCCGCGCAATCGCGCAGGTGCTACGCGAACATTTGGTCTTGCAGGCATCTGCCGATGAATCGCAAATGAAGGAAGTTGCTCATGGCTAGCCGTATCATTGAGTTCTTCGGATATGCACCTGGAGACCGCTCCCTCGCGGCGCAGCAGGCGCGAGCCACTCGCTCCTGCCCGTTCATCGGGGGAACTTGCCAAAAGACCCTGAGCGACCGGGAGTTGAGCGGTGCATGTACCCTTCAGCCGGTCCGCGGAGCGCCAGTCATCTGCTGCCCAATCCGTCTTTACGCGAATCAATATCAAATCCTGCACGACGTAGCTGCGTACGCTTTTGACGGACCAGTCGTTCTCTATCCTGGCGCACAGGCTCGGAACGCACCTTTACAGCTCGGCACCTCACGTGTTGCCGTGTTCGGCAAGGCATGGGGAGGAGAGCTTCGACTGCCGAATCGCAGTGGCGTTGGTGGTTACTATGTTGACTGGGTACTCGCGAAACTTACGGATGATGGAGCGACTCAGGAGTTCGTCGCGGTGGAGGTTCAGTCCATTGACACTACTGGCAACTATCGCGAGGAGAGGGCTGCGTATCTACGCGAGGAGCCTTATGGGTCGAACAGTACTGCAGGGTTCAACTGGGAAAATGTCAGCAAGCGAATTTTGCCTCAGCTTATTTACAAAGGGAACGTCCTGCAGCGCGAACGCCTGTGCCGCAAGGGATTATTCTTTGTCTCGCCCACGCCAGTCTACGAGAAGATTGCTCAGCGGCTTGGTCAAGGACTGCTTGAATACCATCTGCAAACCGGCTCCATTAGTTTTATGTGGTACAACGTCGGCGATTTTGCAGGAGATGGACAATTGCGCAACTTGAATCGAGAGGGGGTATTTACTACATCAGTAGTTCAAGTAGCGAACGCATTTAGCTCTCCGACGAATTTGCCTGATGCGAACGTCTATGAACGAGCAATCCACTCCGCTCTCTAGCCGTGTTCCACCTCTAGCCATGCCGAACCCAGTCAGCGAGCTCATCGTAGAAGGCTTCCAACCTGTCTGCTGACTGGCCTCTGATAC
Encoded proteins:
- a CDS encoding NotI family restriction endonuclease, whose amino-acid sequence is MASRIIEFFGYAPGDRSLAAQQARATRSCPFIGGTCQKTLSDRELSGACTLQPVRGAPVICCPIRLYANQYQILHDVAAYAFDGPVVLYPGAQARNAPLQLGTSRVAVFGKAWGGELRLPNRSGVGGYYVDWVLAKLTDDGATQEFVAVEVQSIDTTGNYREERAAYLREEPYGSNSTAGFNWENVSKRILPQLIYKGNVLQRERLCRKGLFFVSPTPVYEKIAQRLGQGLLEYHLQTGSISFMWYNVGDFAGDGQLRNLNREGVFTTSVVQVANAFSSPTNLPDANVYERAIHSAL
- a CDS encoding DNA cytosine methyltransferase, producing the protein MAKKPAKSRLTLLEGGAGAPPAGPALTSIDLFCGAGGIAEGFRQAGYHCLYGNDVMPEAIETFGANHPQAIADCRSVENVDPAEIRAKLGLAKGELDVLVGGPPCQGFSINAPERFLSDPRNKLFRHYERFLEEFEPKTFVFENVPGLLSLADGKVFRQIVRVFSQLGYNVSAKILFAAHYGVPQERWRLILLGSKFSEVEHPLPTHFATGRANFRGGNTMTFQLGDSDREKLLPAVTVSEAIGDLPRIGMGEGSEEVGYTVPSHSDYSRMMRNPEALTFNHYAAKLSKQNAERMKYVKPGGSWRDIPHDLLPKGMQRARKSDHTKRYGRLKPDGLSGTVLTKCDPHWGTVFLPDQDRALTVREAARFQSFPDSYKFLGSRVSQYEQVGNAVPVLMARAIAQVLREHLVLQASADESQMKEVAHG